In Mytilus edulis chromosome 7, xbMytEdul2.2, whole genome shotgun sequence, a single genomic region encodes these proteins:
- the LOC139481842 gene encoding tyrosinase-like protein 2 gives MKYALLVLVVLFNSGFLIVSEVITSRYPGFILQCRDQDADKEYRCILSKFDNPDWIPDTGHDMQLRLRQDFFWHPTKRIRRECRQLTREEFQEMVDAMNALKNDKSMFPSVYDFFADYHTNEAVKSIHFGSNFFGWHKMYILKFEELLRRVNPNVTLCYWDSRLDHHMHDPTKSVMFTSEFFGNGKGPIKEGPFAGWKTIRNIPLVRDLGKTGNPISYKFIDRMLAKKHHVQITTPTADPETNVESMHNMVHAFIGGQMNNFNTSSQDPFFWIHHAFIDAVWEKFCSQLRHRNIDPQDDYTIIDDQFHQPDRYMDRLFPMRNVDGYSDYFHNHIYRYDDFAKCPSCLNSPFLKCDYSSDKCVSVEANEPRRRVLEPPRKITTNHLSKPQNGLTVLSGEDKGWVYVPIKIIVRNAVHKSIRKNVIGGCEYFGPGYYDLCSKSVAIAQSNGITYHGTYKSYIANDASIPQWVYAFVGVKNPGSGMSQAFISVTDKYYKPCEPFCLDIKAGKYRSCPGVISLTNKEPEMFSRTLMEADGSGFTYNPLEADTLNPRIKLSFLCY, from the exons ATGAAGTATGCACTGTTAGTTTTGGTAGTTCTTTTCAATTCGGGATTTTTAATTGTATCTGAGGTCATAACGTCCCGGTATCCAGGTTTCATATTACAATGCAGAGATCAAGATGCCGACAAAGAATACAGGTGCATTCTGTCAAAGTTCGATAACCCAGATTGGATACCTGACACCGGCCATGACATGCAACTGAGACTAAGACAAGACTTCTTTTGGCATCCAACGAAACGGATTCGACGTGAATGTAGACAGTTGACAAGAGAAGAATTCCAGGAAATGGTTGATGCTATGAACGCTCTAAAGAATGATAAA TCTATGTTTCCAAGTGTTTATGACTTTTTTGCTGATTACCATACGAACGAAGCAGTGAAGTCTATTCATTTTGGTTCCAACTTTTTTGGCTGgcataaaatgtatattttaaa ATTTGAAGAGCTTCTCCGAAGAGTTAACCCTAATGTAACATTGTGTTACTGGGATTCAAGGTTAGACCACCATATGCATGACCCTACGAAATCTGTCATGTTTACATCAGAGTTCTTCGGGAATGGCAAAGGTCCAATAAAAGAAGGACCATTTGCAGGTTGGAAGACAATAAGAAATATTCCGTTGGTTCGAGATCTTGGTAAAACTGGGAATCCGATTTCTTATAAATTCATAGATCGTATGTTAGCGAAAAAACACCACGTTCAAATTACCACTCCTACGGCTGACCCCGAAACCAATGTTGAAAGTATGCATAATATGGTCCACGCCTTCATTGGTGGTCAAATGAACAATTTCAATACTAGTTCCCAAGATCCATTTTTCTGGATTCATCACGCATTTATCGATGCAGTTTGGGAAAAATTTTGTTCGCAGTTACGTCATCGTAATATCGATCCACAAGATGATTACACCATTATCGATGATCAATTTCACCAACCCGATAGATATATGGATCGACTGTTTCCAATGAGGAACGTCGATGGGTATAGCGATTATTTTCATAATCATATCTATAGGTACGACGATTTTGCAAAATGTCCTTCATGTCTGAACTCTCCATTTCTGAAATGTGATTATTCTTCAGACAAATGTGTAAGCGTTGAGGCAAACGAACCACGAAGACGTGTTCTCGAACCACCAAGGAAAATAACCACCAACCATTTATCTAAACCTCAAAATGGATTGACTGTTCTCTCGGGTGAAGACAAAGGTTGGGTGTATGTTCCAATTAAAATAATTGTTCGAAATGCAGTACACAAATCTATTAGGAAAAACGTAATAGGTGGTTGTGAATATTTTGGACCCGGATATTATGATTTATGTTCAAAGTCTGTAGCAATAGCTCAATCGAATGGAATTACATACCACGGAACATATAAAAGCTATATTGCTAATGATGCTTCTATTCCACAGTGGGTTTATGCCTTTGTTGGAGTTAAAAATCCTGGCTCAGGGATGAGTCAGGCATTCATTAGTGTAACAGACAAATATTATAAGCCGTGCGAGCCATTTTGTTTGGATATAAAAGCAGGAAAATATCGGTCCTGTCCGGGTGTTATTTCGTTAACAAATAAGGAACCAGAAATGTTTTCGAGAACCCTAATGGAAGCGGATGGTAGCGGATTTACATATAATCCATTGGAAGCGGATACTCTGAATCCACGTATTAAACTAtcgtttttgtgttattaa